A DNA window from Scylla paramamosain isolate STU-SP2022 chromosome 10, ASM3559412v1, whole genome shotgun sequence contains the following coding sequences:
- the LOC135104416 gene encoding glutamate receptor ionotropic, delta-2-like isoform X3, which produces MMDQDGGGALHLRVAAEQWVPWLRITKNQDTGSLTYSGIMHNILLALSSTMNFTYELRRPPDGLWGVGYPNGTWVGQLGMVKRGEVDFALGPFAFNWERYHYACEFTQPIFIDYESVFMRRPRIETDLFAFVRPFTWEVWLCLLGALALIWLALVLLLHLTPSAQGEQRETRNTRRSHLVWVVRTLASQSNPWMPLSGSRRVVTAAWLLACLIFLSSFSSTLTAMLTVPLVRLPIDSMEDLVGQTAIPWAIESGGFLYQILYTATDGLYKTIWDGHSARITDCYTFRQDIGDGKYAAICDKMTMKKVMSEDFSVRGECNYYMAREDFKAMPLALAFQHHHPFYSQANQRILELVNKGLVDRWIQEQLPNGTACLSPPGSDLVGAKRPLSLKDYYGLFSMFGICMLAWSLVLCVEVVLAAASSRSYRSFHSHLLARITKKNSYTNSTGSLSK; this is translated from the exons ATGATGGATCAGGATGGGGGCGGCGCTTTACACTTGCGGGTGGCGGCCGAGCAGTGGGTACCTTGGCTGAGGATCACGAAAAACCAGGACACCGGCAGCCTCACCTACTCAGGCATCATGCACAACATCCTACTAGCTCTCTCCAGCACCATGAATTTCAC GTACGAGCTGAGGCGACCTCCGGATGGCCTGTGGGGCGTGGGCTACCCGAACGGCACGTGGGTCGGTCAGCTGGGCATGGTGAAGCGCGG GGAGGTGGATTTCGCGCTGGGTCCCTTCGCCTTCAACTGGGAACGTTACCACTACGCATGTGAGTTCACGCAGCCAATCTTCATCGACTACGAGAGCGTCTTCATGCGCCGCCCGAGGATTGAGACTGACCTGTTCGCCTTCGTGCGGCCTTTCACGTGGGAG gtgTGGCTGTGTCTGCTGGGTGCGCTTGCCCTCATCTGGCTGGCACTGGTCCTGCTCCTCCATCTCACCCCCAGTGCGCAAGGAGAACAGCGGGAGACAAGGAATACCCGGAGATCGCATTTGGTGTGGGTAGTGAGGACGCTTGCCAGCCAGA GCAACCCGTGGATGCCGCTGAGCGGGAGTCGACGCGTGGTGACAGCAGCCTGGCTGCTGGCctgcctcatcttcctctcctctttctccagcaCCCTCACCGCCATGCTCACCGTGCCCCTG GTGCGGTTGCCCATTGACAGCATGGAGGACCTTGTGGGCCAGACTGCCATCCCTTGGGCCATAGAGTCTGGCGGCTTCCTCTACCAGATCCTTTAC ACGGCGACTGATGGCCTGTACAAGACGATCTGGGACGGACACTCGGCCAGGATCACCGACTGCTACACCTTCAGGCAAGACATCGGCGACGGGAAGTACGCGGCAATCTGTGACAAGATGACCATGAAGAAG GTGATGTCCGAAGACTTCAGCGTCAGAGGGGAATGTAATTACTACATGGCGCGTGAGGACTTCAAGGCCATGCCGCTGGCCCTCGccttccagcaccaccaccccttCTACTCCCAGGCCAATCAGCG TATCCTGGAGCTGGTCAACAAGGGTCTGGTGGATCGTTGGATACAGGAGCAGCTGCCCAACGGCACGGCCTGCCTCAGTCCCCCGGGGTCTGACCTGGTGGGCGCCAAACGACCTCTCTCCCTCAAGGACTACTACGGCCTCTTCTCCATGTTTGGCATCT GCATGTTGGCGTGGTCTCTGGTGctgtgtgtggaggtggtgcTAGCTGCTGCCTCTTCAAGGAGCTACAGGAGCTTCCACTCTCATCTCCTTGCACGgatcacaaagaaaaacagttaTACCAACTCCACCGGTTCCCTCTCCAAGTAA
- the LOC135104416 gene encoding glutamate receptor ionotropic, delta-2-like isoform X5: protein MSGGRWISRWVPSPSTGNVTTTHVSSRSQSSSTTRASSCAARGLRLTCSPSCGLSRGRCGCVCWVRLPSSGWHWSCSSISPPVRKENSGRQGIPGDRIWCNPWMPLSGSRRVVTAAWLLACLIFLSSFSSTLTAMLTVPLVRLPIDSMEDLVGQTAIPWAIESGGFLYQILYTATDGLYKTIWDGHSARITDCYTFRQDIGDGKYAAICDKMTMKKVMSEDFSVRGECNYYMAREDFKAMPLALAFQHHHPFYSQANQRILELVNKGLVDRWIQEQLPNGTACLSPPGSDLVGAKRPLSLKDYYGLFSMFGICMLAWSLVLCVEVVLAAASSRSYRSFHSHLLARITKKNSYTNSTGSLSK from the exons ATGAGCGGCG GGAGGTGGATTTCGCGCTGGGTCCCTTCGCCTTCAACTGGGAACGTTACCACTACGCATGTGAGTTCACGCAGCCAATCTTCATCGACTACGAGAGCGTCTTCATGCGCCGCCCGAGGATTGAGACTGACCTGTTCGCCTTCGTGCGGCCTTTCACGTGGGAG gtgTGGCTGTGTCTGCTGGGTGCGCTTGCCCTCATCTGGCTGGCACTGGTCCTGCTCCTCCATCTCACCCCCAGTGCGCAAGGAGAACAGCGGGAGACAAGGAATACCCGGAGATCGCATTTGGT GCAACCCGTGGATGCCGCTGAGCGGGAGTCGACGCGTGGTGACAGCAGCCTGGCTGCTGGCctgcctcatcttcctctcctctttctccagcaCCCTCACCGCCATGCTCACCGTGCCCCTG GTGCGGTTGCCCATTGACAGCATGGAGGACCTTGTGGGCCAGACTGCCATCCCTTGGGCCATAGAGTCTGGCGGCTTCCTCTACCAGATCCTTTAC ACGGCGACTGATGGCCTGTACAAGACGATCTGGGACGGACACTCGGCCAGGATCACCGACTGCTACACCTTCAGGCAAGACATCGGCGACGGGAAGTACGCGGCAATCTGTGACAAGATGACCATGAAGAAG GTGATGTCCGAAGACTTCAGCGTCAGAGGGGAATGTAATTACTACATGGCGCGTGAGGACTTCAAGGCCATGCCGCTGGCCCTCGccttccagcaccaccaccccttCTACTCCCAGGCCAATCAGCG TATCCTGGAGCTGGTCAACAAGGGTCTGGTGGATCGTTGGATACAGGAGCAGCTGCCCAACGGCACGGCCTGCCTCAGTCCCCCGGGGTCTGACCTGGTGGGCGCCAAACGACCTCTCTCCCTCAAGGACTACTACGGCCTCTTCTCCATGTTTGGCATCT GCATGTTGGCGTGGTCTCTGGTGctgtgtgtggaggtggtgcTAGCTGCTGCCTCTTCAAGGAGCTACAGGAGCTTCCACTCTCATCTCCTTGCACGgatcacaaagaaaaacagttaTACCAACTCCACCGGTTCCCTCTCCAAGTAA
- the LOC135104418 gene encoding diuretic hormone receptor-like yields the protein MTGDSPLLRNLSPDHLACFEARIRESQRVGAADGDGGVLCPVVWDGITCWLATPQDTTVFLPCMATLNGVPYDITKNVSRVCGLGGEWRPSDYNACLPLLPEHGGVQRAAAVDNLATIHQLGFGLSAAALTIGLYIFIRLKDLRCLRNTLHINLMLTYLMVGLTWLLAASAQVIETDVGGPIFCTLFLLHLLFHVANFSWMFVEGLYLYLLVLRAFYVEKIKLRLYLLIGWGVPVAVTVLWACARVAEDIPGQEDAGGGRWKVWHLTCPWVQESTLDWLHRAPVLLVLALNTFFLTHVMLVLVKKLRSTNAQEVQPGLKLWLRAFRSLLVLMPLLGTPYVLLLLAPSRGTLAVVFAYARAIVLSTQGLVVTIIYCFLNSEVQDSISNHVERWKSTRDMPLTCTGAHPLKTLDPLENNTAGDSDRVLDTTLGPTQAANSSASSSSSAEEQQEGGTRGDALRVDQDLLPLFPPVFPVSSHSSTFRPQDVMKSFAREGCGSVLQATTHAPRLFALGSVTTNFSSINTPSPIRAPKVLRQTTISNPEEVEGVHAQALASCLKCSSYPQLTDSQLHILTQEGHSAGRHT from the exons atgacag GAGACTCTCCGCTTCTGAGAAATTTAAGCCCCGATCACCTAGCGTGTTTTGAGGCCCGGATACGAGAGAGCCAACGTGTGGGGGCAGCAGACGGTGATGGCGGCGTGCTGTGCCCCGTGGTGTGGGACGGCATCACTTGCTGGCTGGCCACGCCCCAAGACACCACAGTATTCCTTCCCTGCATGGCCACCCTCAACGGAGTTCCTTATGACATCACCA AGAACGTGAGCCGCGTGTGTGGCCTAGGCGGGGAGTGGAGGCCGAGTGATTACAACGCCTGTCTGCCGCTGCTGCCCG AACACGGCGGGGTGCAGCGCGCGGCAGCTGTGGACAACTTGGCCACCATCCACCAGCTCGGGTTCGGCCTTTCCGCAGCTGCCCTTACCATCGGCCTGTACATCTTCATTCGACTCAA gGACCTGCGGTGTTTGCGGAACACATTACACATAAACCTCATGCTCACCTATCTCATGGTCGGTCTCACTTGGCTCCTGGCAGCGTCAGCACAG GTGATCGAGACGGATGTTGGAGGCCCAATATTCTGCACCctgttccttctccatctcttgtTTCACGTCGCAAATTTCTCGTGGATGTTTGtggaag GTTTGTACCTCTACCTGTTGGTGCTGCGAGCCTTCTACGTGGAGAAGATAAAGCTGCGGCTCTACCTCCTCATCGGCTGGG GTGTGCCCGTGGCGGTGACGGTGCTGTGGGCATGCGCGAGGGTGGCAGAGGACATACCTGGGCAG GAAGATGCCGGCGGTGGAAGGTGGAAGGTGTGGCATCTGACATGTCCGTGGGTGCAGGAGTCGACCCTGGATTGGCTGCATCGCGCGCCCGTGCTGCTCGTGCTCGCCCTCAACACCTTCTTCCTCACACACGTTATGCTG GTCCTAGTGAAGAAGCTACGGTCAACCAACGCCCAGGAGGTGCAGCCTGGGCTGAAGCTTTGGCTGAGGGCATTTCGCTCCCTGCTGGTGCTGATGCCATTGCTGGGCACGCCCtacgtcctcctcctgttaGCACCCTCACGCGGCACTCTAGCTGTTGTCTTCGCCTACGCAAGAGCGATCGTTCTGTCCACTCAG GGCCTGGTGGTCACGATCATCTACTGCTTCCTCAACTCCGAGGTGCAGGACTCCATCAGCAACCACGTGGAGCGGTGGAAGAGCACGCGAGACATGCCTCTCACCTGCACCGGCGCCCACCCCCTCAAGACTTTAGACCCCCTGGAGAACAATACCGCCGGAGACTCGGACCG GGTGCTGGATACGACTCTCGGCCCAACGCAAGCGGCAAATTCATCAGCCAGCTCATCCTCGTCGGCGGAGGAGCAGCAAGAAGGGGGCACGCGGGGTGACGCGCTGCGGGTGGACCAGGACTTGCTGCCGCTATTCCCTCCCGTCTTCCCTGTCTCCTCCCACTCGTCAACGTTTCGTCCTCAGGATGTGAT GAAATCGTTCGCCAGGGAAGGCTGCGGCTCTGTCTTGCAGGCCACCACTCACGCGCCTCGCCTCTTTGCTCTCGGTTCTGTGACCACTAACTTCTCATCCATTAACACACCTTCGCCGATACGCGCCCCTAAGGTGCTACGCCAGACCACCATCAGCAACCCCGAGGAGGTTGAGGGAGTCCATGCGCAGGCCCTCGCCTCCTGCCTCAAGTGTTCCTCCTACCCGCAGCTGACTGACTCACAGCTGCACATACTGACGCAGGAAGGACATTCAGCTGGGCGACACACGTAA
- the LOC135104416 gene encoding glutamate receptor ionotropic, delta-2-like isoform X1, whose amino-acid sequence MYVCMKVTWGTAPLDIHTRNKAASSYSPLKQHRQHSTHAHTRPHSASAALPLPAANTRRSSRNSEHEDGARRLEGGMMDQDGGGALHLRVAAEQWVPWLRITKNQDTGSLTYSGIMHNILLALSSTMNFTYELRRPPDGLWGVGYPNGTWVGQLGMVKRGEVDFALGPFAFNWERYHYACEFTQPIFIDYESVFMRRPRIETDLFAFVRPFTWEVWLCLLGALALIWLALVLLLHLTPSAQGEQRETRNTRRSHLVWVVRTLASQSNPWMPLSGSRRVVTAAWLLACLIFLSSFSSTLTAMLTVPLVRLPIDSMEDLVGQTAIPWAIESGGFLYQILYTATDGLYKTIWDGHSARITDCYTFRQDIGDGKYAAICDKMTMKKVMSEDFSVRGECNYYMAREDFKAMPLALAFQHHHPFYSQANQRILELVNKGLVDRWIQEQLPNGTACLSPPGSDLVGAKRPLSLKDYYGLFSMFGICMLAWSLVLCVEVVLAAASSRSYRSFHSHLLARITKKNSYTNSTGSLSK is encoded by the exons ATGTACGTATGCATGAAG gTCACATGGGGTACAGCACCACTGGATATACACACAAGGAACAAGGCAGCTTCTAGTTACTCGCCTCTGAAGCAACACCGCCAACactcaacacacgcacacacccgtCCACACAGCGCCAGCGCCGCCTTGCCTCTCCCCGCCGCCAACACGAGGAG AAGCAGCAGAAACAGCGAACACGAGGACGGCGCACGGAGGCTGGAGGGCGGTATGATGGATCAGGATGGGGGCGGCGCTTTACACTTGCGGGTGGCGGCCGAGCAGTGGGTACCTTGGCTGAGGATCACGAAAAACCAGGACACCGGCAGCCTCACCTACTCAGGCATCATGCACAACATCCTACTAGCTCTCTCCAGCACCATGAATTTCAC GTACGAGCTGAGGCGACCTCCGGATGGCCTGTGGGGCGTGGGCTACCCGAACGGCACGTGGGTCGGTCAGCTGGGCATGGTGAAGCGCGG GGAGGTGGATTTCGCGCTGGGTCCCTTCGCCTTCAACTGGGAACGTTACCACTACGCATGTGAGTTCACGCAGCCAATCTTCATCGACTACGAGAGCGTCTTCATGCGCCGCCCGAGGATTGAGACTGACCTGTTCGCCTTCGTGCGGCCTTTCACGTGGGAG gtgTGGCTGTGTCTGCTGGGTGCGCTTGCCCTCATCTGGCTGGCACTGGTCCTGCTCCTCCATCTCACCCCCAGTGCGCAAGGAGAACAGCGGGAGACAAGGAATACCCGGAGATCGCATTTGGTGTGGGTAGTGAGGACGCTTGCCAGCCAGA GCAACCCGTGGATGCCGCTGAGCGGGAGTCGACGCGTGGTGACAGCAGCCTGGCTGCTGGCctgcctcatcttcctctcctctttctccagcaCCCTCACCGCCATGCTCACCGTGCCCCTG GTGCGGTTGCCCATTGACAGCATGGAGGACCTTGTGGGCCAGACTGCCATCCCTTGGGCCATAGAGTCTGGCGGCTTCCTCTACCAGATCCTTTAC ACGGCGACTGATGGCCTGTACAAGACGATCTGGGACGGACACTCGGCCAGGATCACCGACTGCTACACCTTCAGGCAAGACATCGGCGACGGGAAGTACGCGGCAATCTGTGACAAGATGACCATGAAGAAG GTGATGTCCGAAGACTTCAGCGTCAGAGGGGAATGTAATTACTACATGGCGCGTGAGGACTTCAAGGCCATGCCGCTGGCCCTCGccttccagcaccaccaccccttCTACTCCCAGGCCAATCAGCG TATCCTGGAGCTGGTCAACAAGGGTCTGGTGGATCGTTGGATACAGGAGCAGCTGCCCAACGGCACGGCCTGCCTCAGTCCCCCGGGGTCTGACCTGGTGGGCGCCAAACGACCTCTCTCCCTCAAGGACTACTACGGCCTCTTCTCCATGTTTGGCATCT GCATGTTGGCGTGGTCTCTGGTGctgtgtgtggaggtggtgcTAGCTGCTGCCTCTTCAAGGAGCTACAGGAGCTTCCACTCTCATCTCCTTGCACGgatcacaaagaaaaacagttaTACCAACTCCACCGGTTCCCTCTCCAAGTAA
- the LOC135104416 gene encoding glutamate receptor ionotropic, delta-2-like isoform X4: protein MKNHRHKYNYSQKQQKQRTRGRRTEAGGRYDGSGWGRRFTLAGGGRAVGTLAEDHEKPGHRQPHLLRHHAQHPTSSLQHHEFHVWLCLLGALALIWLALVLLLHLTPSAQGEQRETRNTRRSHLVWVVRTLASQSNPWMPLSGSRRVVTAAWLLACLIFLSSFSSTLTAMLTVPLVRLPIDSMEDLVGQTAIPWAIESGGFLYQILYTATDGLYKTIWDGHSARITDCYTFRQDIGDGKYAAICDKMTMKKVMSEDFSVRGECNYYMAREDFKAMPLALAFQHHHPFYSQANQRILELVNKGLVDRWIQEQLPNGTACLSPPGSDLVGAKRPLSLKDYYGLFSMFGICMLAWSLVLCVEVVLAAASSRSYRSFHSHLLARITKKNSYTNSTGSLSK, encoded by the exons ATGAAGAACCACAGACACAAGTACAATTACTCACAGAAGCAGCAGAAACAGCGAACACGAGGACGGCGCACGGAGGCTGGAGGGCGGTATGATGGATCAGGATGGGGGCGGCGCTTTACACTTGCGGGTGGCGGCCGAGCAGTGGGTACCTTGGCTGAGGATCACGAAAAACCAGGACACCGGCAGCCTCACCTACTCAGGCATCATGCACAACATCCTACTAGCTCTCTCCAGCACCATGAATTTCAC gtgTGGCTGTGTCTGCTGGGTGCGCTTGCCCTCATCTGGCTGGCACTGGTCCTGCTCCTCCATCTCACCCCCAGTGCGCAAGGAGAACAGCGGGAGACAAGGAATACCCGGAGATCGCATTTGGTGTGGGTAGTGAGGACGCTTGCCAGCCAGA GCAACCCGTGGATGCCGCTGAGCGGGAGTCGACGCGTGGTGACAGCAGCCTGGCTGCTGGCctgcctcatcttcctctcctctttctccagcaCCCTCACCGCCATGCTCACCGTGCCCCTG GTGCGGTTGCCCATTGACAGCATGGAGGACCTTGTGGGCCAGACTGCCATCCCTTGGGCCATAGAGTCTGGCGGCTTCCTCTACCAGATCCTTTAC ACGGCGACTGATGGCCTGTACAAGACGATCTGGGACGGACACTCGGCCAGGATCACCGACTGCTACACCTTCAGGCAAGACATCGGCGACGGGAAGTACGCGGCAATCTGTGACAAGATGACCATGAAGAAG GTGATGTCCGAAGACTTCAGCGTCAGAGGGGAATGTAATTACTACATGGCGCGTGAGGACTTCAAGGCCATGCCGCTGGCCCTCGccttccagcaccaccaccccttCTACTCCCAGGCCAATCAGCG TATCCTGGAGCTGGTCAACAAGGGTCTGGTGGATCGTTGGATACAGGAGCAGCTGCCCAACGGCACGGCCTGCCTCAGTCCCCCGGGGTCTGACCTGGTGGGCGCCAAACGACCTCTCTCCCTCAAGGACTACTACGGCCTCTTCTCCATGTTTGGCATCT GCATGTTGGCGTGGTCTCTGGTGctgtgtgtggaggtggtgcTAGCTGCTGCCTCTTCAAGGAGCTACAGGAGCTTCCACTCTCATCTCCTTGCACGgatcacaaagaaaaacagttaTACCAACTCCACCGGTTCCCTCTCCAAGTAA
- the LOC135104416 gene encoding glutamate receptor ionotropic, delta-2-like isoform X2 has translation MHVTWGTAPLDIHTRNKAASSYSPLKQHRQHSTHAHTRPHSASAALPLPAANTRRSSRNSEHEDGARRLEGGMMDQDGGGALHLRVAAEQWVPWLRITKNQDTGSLTYSGIMHNILLALSSTMNFTYELRRPPDGLWGVGYPNGTWVGQLGMVKRGEVDFALGPFAFNWERYHYACEFTQPIFIDYESVFMRRPRIETDLFAFVRPFTWEVWLCLLGALALIWLALVLLLHLTPSAQGEQRETRNTRRSHLVWVVRTLASQSNPWMPLSGSRRVVTAAWLLACLIFLSSFSSTLTAMLTVPLVRLPIDSMEDLVGQTAIPWAIESGGFLYQILYTATDGLYKTIWDGHSARITDCYTFRQDIGDGKYAAICDKMTMKKVMSEDFSVRGECNYYMAREDFKAMPLALAFQHHHPFYSQANQRILELVNKGLVDRWIQEQLPNGTACLSPPGSDLVGAKRPLSLKDYYGLFSMFGICMLAWSLVLCVEVVLAAASSRSYRSFHSHLLARITKKNSYTNSTGSLSK, from the exons ATGCAT gTCACATGGGGTACAGCACCACTGGATATACACACAAGGAACAAGGCAGCTTCTAGTTACTCGCCTCTGAAGCAACACCGCCAACactcaacacacgcacacacccgtCCACACAGCGCCAGCGCCGCCTTGCCTCTCCCCGCCGCCAACACGAGGAG AAGCAGCAGAAACAGCGAACACGAGGACGGCGCACGGAGGCTGGAGGGCGGTATGATGGATCAGGATGGGGGCGGCGCTTTACACTTGCGGGTGGCGGCCGAGCAGTGGGTACCTTGGCTGAGGATCACGAAAAACCAGGACACCGGCAGCCTCACCTACTCAGGCATCATGCACAACATCCTACTAGCTCTCTCCAGCACCATGAATTTCAC GTACGAGCTGAGGCGACCTCCGGATGGCCTGTGGGGCGTGGGCTACCCGAACGGCACGTGGGTCGGTCAGCTGGGCATGGTGAAGCGCGG GGAGGTGGATTTCGCGCTGGGTCCCTTCGCCTTCAACTGGGAACGTTACCACTACGCATGTGAGTTCACGCAGCCAATCTTCATCGACTACGAGAGCGTCTTCATGCGCCGCCCGAGGATTGAGACTGACCTGTTCGCCTTCGTGCGGCCTTTCACGTGGGAG gtgTGGCTGTGTCTGCTGGGTGCGCTTGCCCTCATCTGGCTGGCACTGGTCCTGCTCCTCCATCTCACCCCCAGTGCGCAAGGAGAACAGCGGGAGACAAGGAATACCCGGAGATCGCATTTGGTGTGGGTAGTGAGGACGCTTGCCAGCCAGA GCAACCCGTGGATGCCGCTGAGCGGGAGTCGACGCGTGGTGACAGCAGCCTGGCTGCTGGCctgcctcatcttcctctcctctttctccagcaCCCTCACCGCCATGCTCACCGTGCCCCTG GTGCGGTTGCCCATTGACAGCATGGAGGACCTTGTGGGCCAGACTGCCATCCCTTGGGCCATAGAGTCTGGCGGCTTCCTCTACCAGATCCTTTAC ACGGCGACTGATGGCCTGTACAAGACGATCTGGGACGGACACTCGGCCAGGATCACCGACTGCTACACCTTCAGGCAAGACATCGGCGACGGGAAGTACGCGGCAATCTGTGACAAGATGACCATGAAGAAG GTGATGTCCGAAGACTTCAGCGTCAGAGGGGAATGTAATTACTACATGGCGCGTGAGGACTTCAAGGCCATGCCGCTGGCCCTCGccttccagcaccaccaccccttCTACTCCCAGGCCAATCAGCG TATCCTGGAGCTGGTCAACAAGGGTCTGGTGGATCGTTGGATACAGGAGCAGCTGCCCAACGGCACGGCCTGCCTCAGTCCCCCGGGGTCTGACCTGGTGGGCGCCAAACGACCTCTCTCCCTCAAGGACTACTACGGCCTCTTCTCCATGTTTGGCATCT GCATGTTGGCGTGGTCTCTGGTGctgtgtgtggaggtggtgcTAGCTGCTGCCTCTTCAAGGAGCTACAGGAGCTTCCACTCTCATCTCCTTGCACGgatcacaaagaaaaacagttaTACCAACTCCACCGGTTCCCTCTCCAAGTAA